A stretch of Desulfurivibrio alkaliphilus AHT 2 DNA encodes these proteins:
- a CDS encoding B12-binding domain-containing radical SAM protein, producing the protein MQILLINPPNCGRSIPEERYGITSVRQIFRGEPLALEELAGNLTAHDVRILDLKAEPDGLDRALNQGLPDLVGLTGVTCEANTVRRLAGEFKAAGVKNVVVGGIHASNDPAFFNHEEIDYICIGLGKLSFRELVEALEQGRQPADIPGIAKTSPGGQLQWLERDYREDDLVSHRPPAYQLVASYRDHYRLERLKVTMGFVVSAAGCPHRCSFCCIKGQCGGRYLTRPEQEVIRDIELLADIPVIRLIDANTFGNPEQARRLGEAIRAARLNKQFLADVRSDTVVNHPELMQLWREAGLRAVIIGFEELDDRRLTAMNKANRAAINREAVGVLQELGITIVGDFIVSPGYHEEDFQRLSDYLAASRIDLPIITVLTPLPGTAYHRQQRNEIINHDLDYYTLTNAVTPTRLAEEEFYRLYAELVRNSHQQAKL; encoded by the coding sequence ATGCAAATTCTGCTGATCAATCCACCCAATTGCGGGCGCAGTATCCCCGAGGAACGCTACGGCATCACCTCGGTCCGTCAGATCTTCCGAGGCGAGCCCCTGGCGCTGGAAGAACTGGCCGGCAACCTGACCGCCCACGATGTCCGCATCCTGGACCTGAAGGCCGAGCCCGACGGCCTCGACCGGGCCCTGAACCAAGGTCTACCGGACCTGGTGGGCCTTACCGGGGTAACCTGCGAGGCCAACACCGTTCGGCGACTGGCCGGGGAGTTTAAAGCGGCAGGAGTGAAAAACGTGGTGGTGGGCGGCATTCACGCCAGCAACGACCCGGCCTTTTTCAACCATGAGGAAATCGATTACATCTGTATCGGCCTGGGCAAACTCTCTTTCCGGGAACTGGTGGAAGCCCTGGAGCAGGGTCGGCAACCGGCGGATATTCCCGGCATAGCCAAGACCTCCCCGGGCGGGCAACTGCAATGGCTTGAGCGGGACTACCGGGAGGACGACCTGGTCTCCCACCGTCCGCCAGCCTACCAACTGGTCGCCTCTTACCGGGACCACTACCGGCTGGAAAGGCTGAAGGTAACCATGGGCTTTGTCGTTTCCGCCGCCGGGTGCCCCCACCGCTGCTCGTTCTGCTGCATCAAGGGCCAATGCGGCGGCCGCTACCTGACCCGGCCCGAGCAGGAGGTGATCCGCGACATCGAACTGCTGGCCGACATTCCGGTAATCCGGCTGATTGACGCCAACACCTTCGGCAACCCCGAACAGGCCCGCAGGCTGGGCGAGGCTATCCGCGCAGCAAGGCTCAACAAACAATTTCTGGCCGATGTCCGCTCCGATACGGTGGTCAATCATCCGGAGCTGATGCAACTGTGGCGGGAAGCGGGATTGAGGGCGGTGATCATCGGCTTTGAAGAACTGGATGATCGCAGGCTTACGGCCATGAACAAGGCCAACCGGGCGGCAATCAACCGGGAAGCGGTGGGAGTGCTCCAGGAACTGGGAATCACCATTGTCGGCGATTTCATCGTTTCTCCCGGCTACCACGAGGAAGATTTCCAGCGCCTAAGCGATTACCTGGCCGCCAGCCGGATCGACTTGCCCATCATCACCGTGCTCACGCCCCTGCCCGGCACCGCCTACCATCGCCAGCAGCGCAACGAGATCATCAACCACGATCTCGACTATTACACCCTGACCAACGCCGTCACCCCCACCAGGCTGGCGGAAGAAGAATTTTACCGGCTCTATGCGGAACTGGTCCGCAACAGCCATCAACAGGCCAAACTGTGA
- a CDS encoding beta-ketoacyl-ACP synthase III, translating into MNVFITDLATFLPGPPISNQQLDDYLLGADRISTKTRKIILQNNGISTRHYALEPGTGRLTHSNRELTAEAVRALCAQGRCRLDQIACLSCGTASPDQLMPGHASMVHGELGAAPCEINTANGICLSGIMAMKYGAMAVALGLAENAVATGSDLSSSFLRPSFLKPPPNPEAATGTPRHPAFSFEADFLRWMLSDGAGAMLLEKQPAGDGISLRIDWLEIVSQAHHRETCMYAGGVKEEDGSIRGWRQYDHIEEALAQGSFAVKQDARLLNRAVIQALIEESLPPLLAKHDLQPEQVDWFLPHYSSEYFRMPLHDQLAAIDFPIPYEKWFTNLKTKGNTGAASFYIMLAELFASGRLQRGEKIFCFIPESGRFAVGYILLTVV; encoded by the coding sequence ATGAACGTCTTTATCACCGATCTTGCCACTTTTCTTCCCGGCCCCCCGATCAGCAACCAGCAGCTTGACGACTACCTGCTTGGCGCCGACCGTATCTCGACCAAAACCAGGAAGATCATTCTACAGAACAACGGCATCAGCACCCGCCACTATGCCCTGGAGCCGGGCACCGGCCGGCTTACCCACAGCAACCGGGAGTTGACCGCCGAAGCCGTACGCGCCCTTTGCGCCCAGGGCAGATGCCGCCTGGACCAGATCGCCTGCCTCTCCTGCGGTACCGCTTCCCCGGACCAGTTGATGCCGGGCCATGCCTCCATGGTCCACGGCGAGCTGGGGGCAGCGCCGTGCGAGATCAACACCGCCAACGGGATTTGTCTTTCCGGTATCATGGCCATGAAGTACGGCGCCATGGCGGTGGCCCTGGGGCTGGCGGAAAACGCGGTGGCCACCGGCTCCGACCTCTCTTCCAGCTTTTTGCGCCCCTCGTTTCTAAAGCCGCCGCCGAACCCGGAAGCGGCAACCGGCACCCCACGCCATCCGGCCTTCTCTTTTGAGGCCGATTTTCTGCGCTGGATGCTGTCCGACGGCGCCGGGGCGATGCTGCTGGAAAAACAGCCGGCCGGCGACGGCATCAGCCTGCGGATTGACTGGCTGGAAATAGTCTCCCAGGCCCACCACCGGGAAACCTGCATGTACGCCGGGGGGGTAAAGGAAGAAGACGGCAGCATCAGAGGGTGGCGGCAGTACGACCATATCGAAGAGGCCCTGGCCCAGGGGTCTTTTGCCGTCAAGCAGGACGCCCGGCTGCTCAACCGGGCGGTGATCCAAGCCCTGATCGAAGAAAGCCTGCCCCCACTGCTGGCCAAACACGATCTGCAACCCGAACAGGTTGACTGGTTTTTACCCCACTATTCTTCGGAATACTTCCGAATGCCGCTGCATGACCAGCTGGCGGCCATCGACTTCCCGATCCCTTACGAAAAATGGTTTACCAACCTGAAGACCAAAGGGAACACCGGAGCGGCTTCATTCTATATCATGCTGGCCGAACTGTTTGCATCCGGCCGCTTGCAGCGGGGGGAAAAGATCTTCTGCTTCATCCCCGAAAGCGGCCGCTTTGCGGTGGGCTACATCTTGCTTACCGTGGTATAA
- a CDS encoding phosphopantetheine-binding protein, translating into MESQDRALAEELLPLIVETCRLPARELEVAAIMDQPLIGPDSPLEIDSLDAVEIVVAVQNRYGVRIESVESGQRIMASLTSLAAFIRQHRTL; encoded by the coding sequence ATGGAAAGTCAGGATCGGGCGCTGGCCGAGGAGCTGCTGCCCCTTATTGTTGAAACCTGCCGGTTGCCGGCCAGGGAGTTGGAGGTGGCGGCAATTATGGACCAGCCCTTGATCGGGCCGGACTCGCCCCTTGAGATCGACTCCCTGGATGCGGTGGAGATCGTAGTGGCGGTGCAGAATCGCTACGGGGTGCGGATTGAATCCGTTGAGAGCGGCCAGCGGATCATGGCCTCGCTAACGTCGTTGGCCGCCTTCATCCGCCAACACCGCACCCTGTAG
- a CDS encoding ABC transporter permease, with translation MSRILTVTWKELLLLLRDHAGLLSLFLLPAALVLVITLVQQNVMELTGERAGTMIFIDRDQGELGPELQVLLREHRGLELVVWPEERVAEAQAAVTAGEYSGLLILPAGIDADLQHRLQRLAAAASDREAEDHDGRQEEGIAPALELQIFFDPALLPGFRQELATVVRLAMARVELEWKLELLVETIRSRLEQLGIPGEFLRQETFGVETLPEELLRLREQAKSGDDRRRPGVVQQNVPAWALFGMFFTVLPLGGGLFWERRSGVWLRFRSMPLAVVSLLGGKMLAYLLVGLLQFALIYLIGNRLFPLLGLPAFTAAGVFWEVGLVVLVVSLAACGYGLMLGSACSSYEQVTMFGSISIVLAAALGGIMVPVHAMPEFMQQLAVASPLNWGLTAFHELLVRGHGLAGAAIWLFWLLLFGLINLLVAWRLTACRE, from the coding sequence ATGAGCCGGATCTTGACGGTGACATGGAAAGAGCTCTTGCTGCTCTTGCGGGATCATGCCGGCCTGTTAAGCCTTTTTCTGCTGCCGGCGGCCCTGGTGCTGGTGATCACCCTGGTGCAGCAGAATGTCATGGAGCTTACCGGTGAGCGGGCCGGCACCATGATTTTTATTGACCGGGATCAGGGAGAACTGGGCCCGGAGTTGCAGGTTTTGCTCCGGGAGCACCGGGGGCTCGAGCTGGTGGTCTGGCCGGAGGAGCGGGTGGCAGAGGCTCAAGCCGCTGTGACCGCCGGGGAGTACAGCGGCCTGCTGATCCTGCCGGCGGGAATCGATGCGGATTTGCAGCACCGTTTGCAGCGACTGGCTGCGGCCGCCTCCGACCGGGAGGCTGAAGATCATGACGGCCGGCAGGAAGAGGGGATTGCCCCCGCGCTGGAACTGCAAATCTTTTTTGACCCGGCCCTGCTGCCGGGATTTCGCCAGGAGCTTGCCACCGTGGTGCGCCTGGCCATGGCCCGGGTTGAACTGGAGTGGAAGTTGGAGTTGCTGGTAGAGACCATTCGCAGCCGCCTGGAACAGCTGGGAATACCGGGAGAATTTCTGCGGCAGGAAACCTTCGGGGTTGAAACCCTGCCGGAAGAGCTGCTCCGGCTCCGGGAGCAGGCGAAAAGCGGCGATGATCGCCGCCGGCCGGGGGTGGTGCAGCAGAATGTTCCCGCCTGGGCTTTGTTCGGCATGTTTTTTACCGTGCTGCCGCTGGGCGGCGGCCTGTTTTGGGAGCGGCGCTCTGGAGTATGGCTGCGTTTTCGCAGTATGCCTCTGGCGGTGGTAAGCCTTTTGGGTGGCAAAATGCTGGCCTATTTGCTGGTGGGTTTGCTCCAGTTTGCCTTGATTTACCTCATCGGCAACCGGCTTTTTCCCCTGCTGGGCTTGCCGGCGTTCACCGCCGCCGGGGTGTTCTGGGAGGTCGGCCTGGTGGTGCTGGTGGTCAGTCTGGCCGCCTGCGGTTACGGCTTGATGCTGGGCAGTGCCTGCAGCAGTTACGAACAGGTTACCATGTTTGGTTCCATCTCCATCGTTCTGGCGGCCGCTTTGGGCGGGATCATGGTGCCGGTCCATGCCATGCCCGAATTTATGCAGCAGCTTGCCGTGGCGTCACCCCTGAACTGGGGGCTGACCGCCTTTCATGAGCTTCTGGTCCGGGGGCATGGCCTGGCTGGAGCCGCCATCTGGCTGTTCTGGCTGCTGTTGTTCGGCCTGATAAACCTGCTGGTGGCCTGGCGGTTGACTGCTTGCCGTGAATGA
- a CDS encoding ABC transporter ATP-binding protein, translating to MSRGQGEQTPRAVAAAAAPFAIELAGLRKTYPGQRRPAVDQLTLSIPRGGIFGLLGPNGAGKSTTLALLCGLARPDGGAISFSGWEGGPASPSAKQRLGFVPQDLALYDRLSGRENLLFFGRLYGLRGQRLQQRVAHGLRLAGLETRAGQRVATYSGGMKRRLNLAVGLLHEPQILCLDEPTVGIDAQSRQSIHEQLAALAGQGVTIVYATHYLEEAEQLCRQVAIIDEGRVVVCGSPAELLQSGGFAGLGELFFSLTGKELRD from the coding sequence ATGAGCCGGGGGCAGGGAGAACAGACGCCCCGGGCGGTTGCAGCGGCCGCAGCGCCTTTTGCCATTGAGCTTGCGGGGCTGCGGAAAACATATCCGGGCCAGCGGCGGCCGGCCGTCGACCAGCTTACCTTGAGTATCCCGCGGGGAGGGATCTTCGGGCTGCTGGGGCCCAACGGGGCCGGAAAATCCACCACCCTGGCCCTGTTGTGCGGGCTGGCCCGACCGGATGGTGGAGCCATCTCCTTTTCGGGGTGGGAGGGCGGCCCGGCTTCGCCGTCGGCCAAGCAAAGGCTGGGCTTTGTGCCCCAGGATCTGGCCCTTTATGACCGTTTGAGCGGTCGGGAAAACCTGCTTTTCTTCGGCCGCCTGTACGGCCTGCGGGGGCAACGGCTGCAACAACGGGTTGCCCACGGCCTGCGCCTGGCCGGGCTTGAGACCCGGGCCGGGCAGCGGGTGGCGACCTATTCCGGCGGCATGAAACGGCGGCTGAACCTGGCGGTGGGCCTGTTGCACGAGCCGCAGATCCTTTGCCTGGATGAGCCCACGGTGGGCATCGACGCCCAGTCCCGGCAGTCGATCCACGAGCAGCTTGCCGCCTTGGCCGGGCAGGGGGTGACCATTGTTTACGCCACCCACTATCTGGAAGAGGCGGAACAGTTGTGCCGGCAGGTGGCGATCATCGATGAGGGGCGGGTAGTGGTCTGCGGCAGTCCCGCCGAGTTGTTACAAAGCGGTGGCTTTGCCGGCCTGGGCGAGCTTTTTTTCTCCCTGACCGGCAAGGAGTTGCGGGATTGA
- a CDS encoding BtrH N-terminal domain-containing protein, with translation MVPVNLELDFQHRQAAHCESGVAANLVSHGGIPLSEPMAFGVGAGIFFGYFPFIRLNGLPLVTYRVASGRIIKRLAGNLGIRVWEQSFRNPERAMKALDDLLARGIPVGLQTGVFWLPYFPKAYRFHFNGHNLVVYGKRGDDYLISDPVFPGPVSCPAQDLQRARFAAGALAPKGRMYGLEFRPEKPDFRPAIMAGIRVAVRGMLQPFPLTGVRGIRFLARRLKRWPRRLGPQRAALHLGHVVRMQEEIGTGGGGFRFLYADFLREAGELLGHEPLAAVGRELTAAGDRWRDFAVMAARICKGRPGAGDDYQALAAGLEQCAALEEQVFRRLRFMLGTMP, from the coding sequence ATGGTGCCGGTGAATCTGGAGCTTGATTTTCAACATAGGCAGGCGGCGCACTGTGAAAGCGGGGTGGCGGCCAACCTGGTAAGTCATGGCGGCATACCCCTTTCCGAGCCCATGGCCTTTGGGGTCGGGGCCGGTATTTTCTTCGGCTACTTCCCGTTTATCAGGCTCAACGGTCTGCCGCTGGTGACCTACCGAGTGGCCAGCGGCCGGATTATCAAACGCCTGGCCGGCAACCTGGGCATCCGGGTGTGGGAGCAGAGCTTCCGTAATCCCGAGCGGGCCATGAAAGCCCTGGACGACCTGCTGGCCCGGGGGATACCGGTGGGGTTGCAGACCGGGGTCTTCTGGCTGCCCTATTTTCCCAAAGCCTACCGGTTCCATTTCAACGGTCACAACCTGGTGGTGTATGGTAAGCGGGGTGATGACTACCTGATCAGCGACCCGGTGTTTCCCGGCCCTGTCAGCTGTCCTGCTCAGGATTTGCAGCGGGCCCGTTTTGCCGCCGGCGCCCTGGCTCCCAAGGGGAGGATGTACGGGCTTGAATTCCGCCCGGAAAAGCCCGATTTCCGGCCTGCTATCATGGCTGGAATAAGGGTGGCGGTGCGGGGCATGCTGCAGCCCTTCCCCCTGACCGGGGTCCGGGGAATCCGTTTTCTGGCCCGCCGCTTAAAACGCTGGCCCCGGCGTTTGGGGCCGCAGCGGGCCGCCCTGCACTTGGGGCATGTGGTGCGGATGCAGGAGGAGATCGGCACCGGAGGGGGAGGTTTCCGTTTTCTTTATGCCGATTTTTTGCGAGAAGCCGGTGAACTCTTGGGCCACGAACCATTGGCGGCGGTTGGGCGGGAATTGACCGCCGCCGGTGACCGGTGGCGTGATTTTGCCGTGATGGCAGCCCGGATATGTAAGGGTCGCCCCGGCGCCGGTGACGACTATCAGGCCCTGGCCGCCGGCCTGGAGCAATGTGCCGCTCTCGAGGAGCAGGTCTTTCGTCGGTTGCGGTTTATGTTGGGAACCATGCCATGA
- a CDS encoding AP2/ERF family transcription factor, giving the protein MLEKHKDVARIDQESKRTHGWYVRVRFMGKTHSKFFSDGKYGGRYSSLLSALAWRDQTEISLGKVRTDRHIVTVSNTKSGVVGVRHNEKLNRYEVSWVNTEGRQGKTSVSIRKHGKEKAFELACQIRQQKEAERLGLKKPTPLRGRGKTVGRKAAAKPNTARGKAKAGSGKGAGGKSTARAAVRKSAAGKTASRRAARA; this is encoded by the coding sequence ATGCTTGAAAAACACAAAGATGTAGCCCGCATTGACCAGGAAAGCAAGCGGACCCACGGCTGGTATGTAAGGGTCCGTTTCATGGGCAAAACCCACTCCAAGTTTTTTTCCGACGGCAAGTATGGCGGGCGTTATTCCAGCCTGCTGTCCGCTCTGGCCTGGCGGGATCAGACGGAGATCAGCCTGGGCAAGGTTCGTACCGACCGCCATATCGTTACGGTGAGCAACACCAAAAGCGGGGTGGTTGGGGTCCGGCACAACGAGAAACTGAATCGTTACGAGGTCAGTTGGGTTAATACCGAGGGGCGCCAGGGCAAGACCTCGGTTTCCATTCGCAAGCACGGCAAGGAGAAGGCTTTTGAGCTGGCCTGTCAGATCAGACAGCAGAAAGAAGCCGAGCGCCTGGGTTTGAAAAAGCCCACCCCGCTGCGGGGAAGAGGTAAGACTGTCGGCAGGAAAGCGGCGGCCAAGCCGAACACTGCCAGGGGCAAGGCTAAAGCCGGCAGCGGCAAAGGGGCAGGCGGTAAGTCCACCGCTCGGGCTGCGGTGCGCAAATCGGCGGCCGGGAAAACCGCCTCCCGGAGGGCAGCTCGGGCCTGA
- a CDS encoding MazG nucleotide pyrophosphohydrolase domain-containing protein yields the protein MSTPPPPLADRQRPEEALLQLTALISRLRGPQGCPWDRKQTPESFKHYLLEEAHELHESLGGNDHRHIREELGDLLFQVLFIAELYREQGAFTLSEVINDIIAKMVRRHPHVFGDKQVNSEEELRRQWEAIKEGEKKDKDTMAS from the coding sequence ATGAGCACACCACCACCCCCCCTGGCCGACCGGCAACGACCGGAAGAGGCCCTGCTGCAACTGACCGCCCTGATCTCCCGCCTGCGCGGCCCGCAAGGCTGTCCCTGGGACCGCAAGCAAACCCCGGAGAGTTTCAAGCATTACCTGCTGGAAGAGGCTCACGAACTGCACGAATCCCTGGGGGGCAACGACCACCGGCATATTCGTGAAGAGCTGGGCGACCTGCTTTTTCAGGTGCTGTTTATTGCCGAGCTTTACCGTGAACAGGGAGCTTTCACTTTAAGCGAGGTTATCAACGACATCATCGCCAAGATGGTCCGGCGCCACCCCCATGTCTTCGGGGACAAGCAGGTAAACTCGGAAGAGGAGTTGCGCCGGCAGTGGGAAGCCATCAAAGAGGGAGAGAAAAAGGACAAAGACACAATGGCCTCTTGA
- the rpsF gene encoding 30S ribosomal protein S6 — protein sequence MRNYESVIIVRPSAGSEAELTGVIDKYSGVITAHEGEIGGVDRWGLKKLAYPISKETQGVYLLFRYTTSPDGIKELERLLRIDDRILKFLTVKLTGEEAPFTPSEDEGGNGDEEAAGDEAEGNDNNEDNGEDNA from the coding sequence GTGCGTAATTACGAGAGTGTCATCATCGTCAGGCCCAGCGCCGGCTCTGAAGCCGAGCTGACCGGAGTCATCGACAAGTATTCCGGGGTTATCACCGCCCATGAGGGCGAAATCGGCGGAGTTGACCGCTGGGGGCTGAAAAAGCTGGCCTACCCCATCAGCAAGGAGACCCAGGGGGTTTACCTCCTGTTCCGTTACACCACTTCTCCTGACGGGATCAAGGAATTGGAGCGCCTGCTGCGCATCGACGACCGAATCCTCAAGTTCTTGACCGTCAAACTCACCGGTGAAGAAGCGCCCTTCACTCCCTCGGAAGACGAAGGAGGTAACGGTGACGAGGAAGCCGCCGGTGACGAGGCGGAAGGCAACGACAACAACGAGGATAACGGCGAAGACAACGCCTGA
- the rpsR gene encoding 30S ribosomal protein S18, whose protein sequence is MMKRKKYFGRRKVCRFCSDKSLAIDYKDVKTLRGFLTERGKIIPRRIYGNCAKHQRQLSEAIKRARQIALLPYTGNPYL, encoded by the coding sequence ATGATGAAACGTAAAAAATATTTCGGTCGCCGCAAGGTTTGCCGTTTCTGCAGTGATAAAAGCCTGGCCATCGACTACAAAGATGTTAAAACCCTGCGCGGTTTTCTCACCGAACGGGGTAAGATTATTCCCCGGCGGATTTACGGTAACTGCGCCAAACACCAGCGCCAGTTGTCGGAGGCGATCAAGCGCGCCCGCCAGATCGCGCTGCTGCCCTACACCGGTAACCCGTACCTTTAA
- a CDS encoding DUF2232 domain-containing protein, with the protein MTNNSGRPAFPTGQLPALAVTAAPLLLPLLSPGMIWLQSLIPMVVAYQMVALGYHQGRTVVIWAMLAAAMVALISGGLLILFFGLSMVPLGYILARGIALGEAPNWAGAKGLVYLLCFWLLLGAFSGITGSPGPVRVIQESLDHTVTTVMEEEEAAAAALANLRRVFDRTWPALFTISLLSLVWLNLMASHWLLRRRNPALSPWPEFKHWRLPDHFVLAAALGLLLWLSRLEPIASVGLNLVLIMGMLYFMQGLGVMSFLLAHWRLPPLLRGICYALVLLQVYGPVLLAILGLADVHLDWRRRLTNNNAA; encoded by the coding sequence TTGACCAACAACAGCGGCAGACCGGCTTTCCCCACCGGGCAATTGCCGGCCCTGGCGGTAACGGCAGCTCCCCTGCTGCTGCCGCTGCTGAGCCCCGGCATGATCTGGCTGCAAAGCCTGATCCCCATGGTGGTGGCCTACCAGATGGTGGCCCTGGGTTATCACCAGGGCCGGACGGTGGTGATCTGGGCCATGCTGGCGGCGGCCATGGTGGCCCTGATCAGCGGCGGCCTGCTGATCCTCTTTTTCGGGCTCAGCATGGTGCCGCTGGGCTATATTCTGGCCCGGGGGATCGCCCTGGGCGAGGCCCCCAACTGGGCCGGGGCTAAAGGTCTTGTGTACCTGTTGTGTTTCTGGTTGCTGCTGGGCGCTTTTTCAGGAATCACCGGCAGCCCGGGGCCGGTCCGGGTGATCCAGGAGAGCCTGGATCATACCGTGACCACCGTCATGGAAGAAGAAGAGGCCGCCGCGGCGGCCTTGGCAAACCTGCGGAGGGTGTTCGACCGCACCTGGCCGGCACTGTTTACCATCTCGCTGCTCAGCCTGGTCTGGCTCAACCTGATGGCCAGCCACTGGCTGCTGCGCAGAAGAAACCCGGCCTTGAGCCCCTGGCCGGAGTTCAAGCACTGGCGCCTGCCGGACCATTTTGTACTGGCGGCCGCCCTGGGGCTGCTACTCTGGCTGAGCCGCCTGGAGCCCATCGCTTCCGTCGGGCTCAACCTGGTGCTCATCATGGGCATGCTTTATTTCATGCAGGGCCTGGGAGTGATGAGTTTTTTGCTGGCCCACTGGCGGTTGCCCCCTCTGCTGCGGGGCATCTGTTACGCCCTGGTGCTGCTGCAGGTATACGGCCCGGTGCTGCTGGCCATTCTGGGCCTGGCCGATGTCCACCTGGACTGGCGACGACGCCTTACCAATAACAATGCTGCTTAA
- the rplI gene encoding 50S ribosomal protein L9, whose protein sequence is MEVILKETIDTLGEIGDVVKVKPGYGRNYLIPQGKAELASKGNLAVLAKRQAAIAARKAEHRAAAEKLAATIKAAKITISQRTGEDNKLYGSVTSGDIATALAAQGVEVDKKKIMLEEPIKNLGTHTVPYKAGYQVTAEITVEVVPEESEQ, encoded by the coding sequence ATGGAAGTAATTCTCAAGGAAACCATCGATACCCTTGGCGAGATCGGCGACGTGGTCAAGGTCAAGCCCGGCTACGGCCGTAATTACCTGATTCCTCAAGGCAAAGCGGAACTGGCCAGCAAAGGCAACCTGGCTGTACTGGCCAAGCGGCAGGCGGCTATTGCCGCCCGCAAGGCAGAGCACCGGGCGGCGGCGGAAAAACTGGCCGCCACCATCAAGGCTGCCAAAATCACCATCTCCCAGCGTACCGGCGAGGACAACAAGCTTTACGGTTCGGTTACCAGTGGCGATATCGCCACCGCCCTGGCCGCCCAGGGAGTTGAGGTGGACAAGAAAAAAATCATGCTGGAAGAGCCCATCAAGAATCTGGGCACCCACACCGTGCCTTACAAAGCCGGCTACCAGGTAACTGCCGAGATCACGGTGGAGGTGGTTCCCGAAGAAAGCGAGCAGTAA
- the dnaB gene encoding replicative DNA helicase, whose protein sequence is MDHPQGSTMHRLPPQNVEAEQCVLGSVLLQDGAMSKAVEVLAPEDFYREGHRHIFTAMVALFEKSEPLDLITVTNFLRDNHQLDQIGGPAYLASLTDQVPMAANISYYARIVRDKAILRRLIQTSSEIAGRCYEEQDDIDALLDEVEQTVFEISRSKSGQSYWAMKAVINETFKMVETLYERKEHITGLPTDYHDFDKMTAGLQPSDLIILAARPSMGKTALAMNMVQHIALVNKTPVGVFSLEMSKEQLGLRMLCSVSRVDAQRLRTGFLKDQDWPKLTRAYNMLLDAPVYIDDTPAISVLEMRAKARRLKTEHNIGMIVVDYLQLMRGRSNVQSREQEISEISRSLKAMAKELQVPVMALSQLNRSLESRPNKRPQLSDLRESGAIEQDADVICFIYRDEVYNKAEDNPKKGLAELIIGKQRNGPTGTVELAFLDRYTTFENLARHDYGSH, encoded by the coding sequence ATGGACCACCCCCAAGGCTCCACCATGCACCGCCTGCCGCCCCAGAACGTCGAAGCCGAGCAATGTGTGCTCGGCTCGGTTCTGCTGCAGGACGGAGCCATGTCCAAAGCGGTGGAGGTGCTCGCTCCGGAAGATTTTTACCGCGAGGGGCACCGCCACATCTTTACCGCCATGGTGGCTCTCTTTGAAAAAAGCGAGCCCCTGGACCTGATCACCGTCACCAATTTCCTCAGAGACAACCATCAACTCGACCAGATCGGCGGCCCGGCTTATCTCGCCTCGCTCACCGATCAGGTGCCGATGGCCGCCAATATCAGCTACTACGCCCGCATCGTGCGGGACAAGGCCATTTTGCGCCGGCTGATTCAAACCAGCAGCGAAATCGCCGGCCGCTGCTACGAAGAGCAGGACGATATCGACGCCCTGCTGGACGAGGTGGAGCAGACCGTCTTTGAAATCTCCCGCTCCAAAAGCGGCCAGTCTTACTGGGCCATGAAGGCGGTGATCAACGAGACCTTCAAAATGGTGGAAACGCTCTATGAGCGCAAGGAACACATCACCGGCCTGCCCACCGATTATCACGACTTCGACAAAATGACCGCCGGCCTGCAGCCGTCCGACCTGATCATCCTGGCGGCCCGCCCCAGCATGGGCAAAACGGCTCTGGCCATGAACATGGTGCAGCATATCGCCCTGGTGAACAAAACCCCGGTGGGGGTTTTCAGCCTGGAGATGTCCAAGGAGCAGTTGGGGCTGCGAATGCTCTGCTCGGTCAGCCGGGTAGACGCCCAACGCCTGCGCACCGGCTTTCTGAAAGACCAGGACTGGCCCAAGTTGACCCGGGCCTACAACATGCTGCTGGACGCCCCGGTTTACATCGACGACACCCCGGCCATCTCGGTGCTGGAGATGCGGGCCAAGGCCCGGCGACTCAAGACCGAGCACAACATCGGCATGATAGTGGTCGATTACCTGCAGCTGATGCGGGGCCGCAGCAACGTTCAATCGCGGGAACAGGAGATCAGCGAGATTTCGCGATCACTGAAGGCCATGGCCAAAGAGTTGCAGGTGCCGGTGATGGCCTTAAGCCAGCTCAACCGGAGCCTGGAAAGCCGCCCCAACAAGCGCCCGCAGCTTTCCGACCTGCGCGAATCCGGCGCCATTGAGCAGGACGCCGACGTGATTTGCTTCATCTACCGCGACGAGGTGTACAACAAGGCCGAGGACAACCCCAAAAAGGGCCTGGCCGAACTGATCATCGGCAAACAGCGCAACGGCCCCACCGGCACGGTGGAACTGGCCTTCCTCGACCGCTACACCACCTTTGAAAACCTGGCCCGCCACGACTACGGCAGCCACTAA